From the Pedobacter cryoconitis genome, one window contains:
- a CDS encoding Rieske (2Fe-2S) protein, producing the protein MADLRWYKIEEEIPEGDFIRQISLAGKKLCLLRHQNEIHLVQNSCPHAGGILSGGWCEHGKLICPIHRYAYDLSTGRGAEGQGDYIDLYPVKEEPDGLYAGFKQGLFSRFFGKK; encoded by the coding sequence ATGGCTGATTTACGCTGGTATAAAATTGAAGAAGAAATTCCAGAGGGAGATTTTATCCGGCAGATTAGTCTGGCGGGTAAAAAATTGTGTCTGCTCAGACATCAGAACGAAATTCACCTGGTGCAAAACTCATGTCCGCATGCGGGTGGAATTCTGAGTGGCGGATGGTGTGAACATGGAAAATTAATCTGTCCGATCCATCGGTATGCTTATGATTTGTCAACTGGGAGAGGAGCAGAGGGGCAAGGAGATTATATAGATTTGTATCCTGTAAAGGAAGAGCCTGACGGTTTATATGCCGGATTTAAACAGGGTTTGTTCAGCCGTTTTTTCGGGAAAAAGTAA
- a CDS encoding 7-carboxy-7-deazaguanine synthase QueE, which yields MAHNIPADGTLLPLMEEFYTIQGEGFNTGKAAYFIRLGGCDVGCHWCDVKESWDAELHPLTSADDIAEKADTFPGKAVVITGGEPLIYNMDYLTKKLQEKNILTFIETSGAYPLSGSWDWICLSPKKFKAPRPDITPFANELKVIVFNKSDFEWAEKYAETVSPSCKLYLQPEWSKSKEITPMIIDYVMANPKWEISLQTHKYLNIP from the coding sequence ATGGCACATAATATTCCAGCAGACGGCACATTGCTTCCATTAATGGAAGAATTTTACACGATTCAGGGTGAAGGTTTTAACACAGGCAAAGCTGCCTATTTTATTCGTCTTGGAGGTTGCGATGTGGGTTGTCACTGGTGTGATGTGAAGGAAAGCTGGGATGCTGAACTTCACCCCTTAACTTCGGCTGATGATATTGCTGAAAAAGCAGATACATTTCCTGGTAAAGCGGTAGTAATCACAGGTGGTGAGCCATTAATTTATAATATGGATTACCTGACAAAAAAACTTCAGGAAAAGAACATCCTTACTTTTATTGAGACTTCAGGAGCTTATCCATTGTCAGGCAGCTGGGACTGGATCTGCTTATCTCCAAAAAAATTCAAAGCACCGCGTCCGGACATTACTCCTTTCGCCAATGAATTGAAAGTGATTGTTTTTAATAAAAGTGATTTTGAATGGGCTGAGAAATATGCAGAAACGGTATCTCCTTCCTGCAAACTTTATCTTCAGCCGGAATGGTCTAAATCAAAAGAAATTACGCCAATGATTATAGATTATGTGATGGCCAATCCTAAATGGGAAATTTCCTTACAAACACATAAATACTTAAATATTCCTTAG